The sequence below is a genomic window from Myxococcus xanthus.
CGCCATCGAAGGCGTGGATCCGGGCTACTTCGCCACGTACATGGGCACCAGCCCGGAGAAGGTGGACGCGGCGCTGGCCGGCATCCGGGCGGAGCTGGAGCGCGTGCGCGACGAGCCCATCCCGGCCGAGGAGCTGGCGCGCGCCAAGCAGCACCTCATTGGCACGCACGAGATTGGCCTGCAGCGCAACGGCTCGCGCGCGGCGCTGCTGGCGCTGGACACCTGCTACGGCCTGGGCCTGGAGAACTTCCTCCACTACGCCGACCACGTCGCCAAGGTGTCGGCGGACGACGTGCGCGAGGTGGCGCGCAAAATCATCAACTTCGACCGCAGCGCGCTGGCCGTCGTCGGGCCGTAGCGACGCGGAGTCCCTCGGGAGGACACGCCGCCCCTAGAGGGCGGTGCTCCCGAGGGCGCCTTCGATGGCTTCGAGCAGGGGCTGTGCCGGAGCGCCCGGAAGCGTCGTGCAGCCCCGCGCCAGCTCCCGCTTCATCCGCAGGCGGTCCGGCTGTGAGCGCGCCTCTCCAGCCAGCGCCTGCGGGTCCACCGGCGTGGCCAGCAGCGTCGCGCAGGTGCGGAAGGTCTCCAGCCGGTCCAGGTCCTCTTCTTCCAGCGTGACGGGCGTACCATCCAGCGCCAGTCCGACGAAGGACAGCTGCCGAATCTCGTCCGCCGTCAGCACCAGCGCCCCGTTGAGGGTGAGCCGGGGCGGAGGCTGCGGGCCCGGTCCTCCCGCCAGCTCCACCACGCCGTCCACGGGCTTGGGCTGGCAGGGCACCTCGCGCAAGGACAGCAGCTCATCCGTCTTTCGCGTCTCCCGCGTCTCGCCGCTACGGGAGAGCTGAACGATGCCGGCCACCACCGCGGGCACACCGGCGATGAGCAGCCCCAAGCCCCACCCCGTGGCGACGTCGCGGCTGGAGGCGCCGTAACGGCCCTTTTCATCGATGGCGGAGCGGTTCGGCGTGTCCGAGAACAGCGTGCGCCCCACCAGCAGCGTCCCGCCCAGCACCGTGAGAATGCCTCCGGTGCTCACGGCCGCCGCCGCGCCCGTGTTGCTGTGCGTGGAGATGATGTCCTCCGCGTACTCCCCATGCTGCTCGGTGCGGCAGATGTCCGACGAGGAGAACGCCAGCGTGAGCTGGGGCCACTGCACCTGCGTCGTGGCGAAGGGGATGCGCTCGTTCAGCGCCTTCTCCTGGGCGTAGGTCCGCAAGAGCGGCCCGCGCTCCGTCCTCCGCTCCACGTCCAGCGGCGCGCACCCCACCGCCATCACCAACACCGCCGCCCCCAGACGCTTCATGGTTGGCCCTCCCGGAAGAAGCCCGCAACGTCCGGGCACTCGGTGAGAAACCGCGTCGCGTCCGCACAGGTCGGAGGATGGTCCGTGGACGTGCCCCAACTGAGCAGAGGCTCGCGGCACTCCAGGACGCGCTCCCGCGTGAGGGATGCGAAGGCAAAGGCGTCGTCCTCGCAGCCCGTCCGCCGGAGGAGGGTGGCCTCGCAGCCCAGCCCCAGGTCAAGCTGCACCGCCACGCCGGGACAGGCCGCCGCCGAGCGGCAAAGCCGGACGACGACATCCCGACAGACCGCGGCATCCGGCGCGTCCGGACCCGAGCAGGCAGTCAGGCAGATCAGGGGCCACCAGCGAATGAGGCGTCTCACGGCGCTTCCACGCTAGCCACGCTGGGATTAAAGGGCCCGCATGTCCCAGACCTATCTGTCACTCACAGTGGAGTTGCCCGAGGAAGCGTCCGAGGCCGTACAGGACCTCCTCCACGAGTCGGGCGCGCTGGGCCTCGAAGTGCGGGACCGCGAAGCGCCCCTCATGCCGGGCGTGCGCGGACCGAACCCTGGCGAGGCCATCATCATCGGCTACTTCGACGAGCGCGACACGGCCGAGTCCGCCCGTGACGAGGTGGCGTCGTCCTTCCCCGAGGCGAAGCTCACATTGGATGAGCAGCCCCAGCAGGACTGGAGCAACGAGTGGAAGTCGCTCATCAAGTCCGTGCATGTGGGCAGGTTGTGGGTCGGTCCTCCGTGGGACAAGGCGAACGCGCCCGCGGGCACCGTGCAGCTCGTGATTGAGCCGAAGATGGCCTTTGGCACCGGCGACCACCCGACGACGTCCCTGTGCCTGGCCGCGGTGGACGCATACATGGCCGAGCACCCGGGCGCCGCCGTCCTGGACGTAGGCACCGGCACGGGCGTGCTGGCCATCGCCGCGAAGAAGCTGGGCGCGGGCCGCACCGTGGCCACCGACAACGACCCCATCTCCGTGGAGCTGGCGCAGGAGAACCAAGCGGAGAACGGCACGCCGGACATCGAGGTCTCCGGCAAGGAGCTGACCCAGGTGGAGGGCACCTTCGACCTGGTGCTCGCCAACATCCTGGCCAACACGCTCATCGAGCTGGCCCCGCTGATTGTGGCGAAGACCAAGGACCGGCTCGTGCTGGCGGGTGTGCTCTCCCACCAGCGCGCGGACGTGGAAGCCGCCTACCGCAACCTGGGCCTCACCGTGCTGACCGGCGCCACCCAGGGCGAATGGGTGCGCATCGACCTGCAGCGCTGAAGTACATGGCGCCGTCCCCGTGAGGCATGTGCGGGGACGGCGGCCCTGGGGTGCCAGGCATCGCTCGCGGGCGCCGGCCCTGACACCGGCCTCACCTCCCGCCCGGCATCGCGAGAGGCGGAGGACATGCCCCTACGGCCGTTCGACCCGGACGGGGCGCAGCGCACCATCCAGCACCACCACCGCCGTGCCCAAGCCGCCGCTCTGCATTCGCGAGTAACGGACATCCCGAATGGTGACGCGCCATCCATCGGCGCGCTCATCCACCTGGTACGTGGGCAGGCGCAGCCAGTTGGCCAGCCCTCGAATCTGCGGCGCCGACAATGCGGCCTGGATGACAGGCCCGGGCTGGGCTTCACGCGGCACGCTGGCGTCACTGATGCGGAAGCGGCCGGCGTCGCCCGCCAGGAAGTCGGCTCGGACGAAGTGGTAGCGGTCCGGCCCCAAGGCGATGATGTCCCGCACGAAGGGGTTGGCCGGCAGCGGTCCCGCGATGGCGCGCTCCACAGGGAGGTTCTGCGAGCGAAGCCATTCCAGCGCACCCGGTGCGGCCACCTGAGAGCCCACGAAGATGGCGCTCAGGTAGAGCAACAAGCCCACGCCGCAGACCCGGGCCACACGCTGCGCGGAGAGGACGTGGGTCCCACGCAGCCGCAACCAGACGATGGCGGCCACACCCACGGCCCACATCACCTTCGCGGGCCATGGGACGAACGCGGGAACCATGATGAGCGCGGTGGAGGCAACACCGAGCACCACCCACCCCGCGGCGGACCTGCGCGTGCGCGCATCCGCCATGATGACGGCGGCGCCTGCGAGCAGCCACACCCACGGGTCGATGATGAAGAGCGCGTCGCCGTAGAACCACGTCCCGTCAAAGGGCATCAGCAGCCGGACGCCATATGTGTTGAGCCAGTCCAGCGCGGGGTGGCTCAGCACCGACAACGTGGACAGCATCAGCAACGGTCCGAAGCGAGCCGGCGGCAGGTCCGGATGCCTGCGCCTGCGCACGTACCGGTCCCAGAGCAGCATCAACCCGGTGAGGACGAAGGGCCACAGGGCCAGGGCGAGCACGCCGTGCGTCCAGCCCCGGCGCCAGTAGAGCGACGCATCCGAGCCCGCCAGGGTGACGAGGCCATCGACATCCGGCAGGTTGGCGCCGATGACGAGCGTCGCGGTGGCCAGCGGCGTGGTGCGCTTCAGCCCCGCCTCCGCCATCCACGCACCGACGAGCGAGTGAGCCAGATTGTCCATGCCCCCACTCTAGGCCTGCCCGCACCGTCCAGCGCCTCTCCAGGGTGGTGGGCCCCGCGCCCGAGACACGGTAGCGTCGCGCCCGCGTGGAGACGCCGCCCCCTTCCCGGCCACCAACCGACGTCCGCTCCCAGCTCGTGGGACCGATGCTCGCCTACCTGCGCGCGACGGGGCGCGACCCGTCCCCTCTGGTGGAGCGCTTCGGGCTTCCCGCCAACGCGAGCGCGCTGCCCGAAGTCACCCTCCCGCTGGCCACCCTGCACGCCTTCCTCGACGCGGCCGAGGCCCTGTCCGGAGACGCCTTCCTCGGCCTGCACGTGGCGCAGCGAGTCCCGCGCGGAAACTACGGACTGGTGGAGTACATCGCCCGGGCCTCCCCCACCGTCCGCGACACCTTCCGCGCGCTGGCCCGGTACATGGCGCTGCTGGAGCCCGCCTGGCGCGCCTCCTTCCAGGACGCACCGGACGGCAGCGGCACCTTCGTCTACGGCATCCCCGGCGAGCCCCTGGCCTACGGCCGCCACGCCAGCGAGTTCGGACTGGCCCTCTTCGTCCATGTCGGGCGCCAGCTCACCGAACACCCGTGGAATCCGCGCCACGTCTCCTTCGCCCACCCCGCCCCCGCGGACCTCCGCCCGCTCGAGCAGCACTTTGGCGTCACCCCGGCGTTCGACGCGGGCCGCAACGCCCTGACGCTGGACGCGGCCACGCTCGCGCTGCGCGTGGTGGATGCGGACCCCGTCCTCCTGTCCGTCCTGGAGCGCGCCGCTGGCACCCCCGCCGCCGAGCCACCGTCGGTGCCCCGCACGCCCCCCTTCCTGCAACAGGTCCGCGACGCCCTCCGCGCCTCCCTGCGGAACGGAGCGCCGCAGATGGGCGACGTGGCCCGGCAGCTCCACGTCAGCCCCCGCACCCTCCAGCGCCGGCTCGCCGAGCACGCCACGTCCTTCCAGGACGAGGTCGACGCAGTGCGCCGTGAGCTGGCCTTCGACTACCTGAGGGACGCGCACCTGGGGGTCAGCGAGGTGGCCTTCCTCCTGGGGTATTCGGAGCTGAGCACCTTCGACCGCGCCTTCAAGCGGTGGACGGGCATGACGCCCCGCGTCTGGCGCGAAAGGCCCGAAGCGGGCTGAACCCGGGTGGCGTGCTCGGCCAGGAGATTGGCGTCCGCGGCCAGGAAACCCGGCGCCACTTCCCCTACGCTGCGGAGCATCCACACCCCTTCGCTTCCGGAGGACGCATGCTCAAGCCCCATGTCGTCGCCCTCTTCGACGAGTACTACTCCTCGCATCAGCACCCGACGAACCGGCTGACGCACAAGATCGCCATCCCGCTCATCGTGCTCCACATCGTCGCGATGCTGGACTGGGTGCACTTGATGGCGGTGCCCGCGATTCCCGGCGGCTCGCTGACGCTGGGCATGGTGGTGTTGGCCCTGGCTGCCGTCTGGTACCTGCGCGCCGACGTGAAGCTGGGCATCATCGTGGTGCTCTTCATGGCCGCGTGCTTCCCGGTGGGCCGGATGATGCCCACGTGGAGCGTGGTGGTCATGGCCGCGTTCGCGTGGCTGGTGCAACTGGCCGGACACAGCGTGTGGGAAAAGAAGTCGCCTTCCTTCCTCACCAACCTGGTGCACGCGCTGGTGGGTCCGCTCTTCTTCGTCGCGGTGCTCCTGGGGGACTACGTCCTCAAGCCGCAGCAGCAGGCCGCCACCACGCCGGTCCGCGCGTAGTCCCACGCCATGACGAGCTTCGCCGACAAGCTGCGCGTCTGGTTGCCCCTGCATGAGAACGGCGTCAGCCGCGCCGTGCACTTCGTGGGGGCCTACATGTTCATCTTCGCGTTGCTCGTCCCGCTCAGCTTCGTCCGGCTGCCCGTGGGTGACGCGGCGCTCACGGCGGCGCACGTGCTGCTGCTCGCGGTGGTCCTCTACGCCGTCTCCCTGGAGTGGACAGCGGGGCTGCTGATGGCGCTGCCCCTGCCGCCCACGCTGCTCGCCGCGGAGGCCGTCGTCGCGAGGTTTCCGGTGGGCACCGCCGCCGCGGTGGCGGTAGGCGTCATGGCCGTGCGCTTCGCGCTCGTCGTCGGCGCGCACGTCGTCTTCGAGAAGAAGACGCATGGCCTGTCCCTGGGCGGGCCCCTGCTCTTCTTCATCGAGCCCGTGTACCTGCTCACCGTGGCCCTGTTCTCGCTGGGCATGAAGCAGACGCTGCGGGCCGAGGTGATGACGGGCCCCGGCGAGTCACAGCCCGCCTGAGCACCCACGCCGCGGCGAGGCGCTACGTGCCCGCCGCGGCCTTGAGCACGGGCGGTACGTCCTCATGGGTGCGCGGGCCGTGCAGGGAGTAGACGACCACGGACTCCCGCCGGCCCTTCACGTGCGCTTCACCCAGGCGCTCGCCCGTGAAATGCCCGCCGCTCATCTGCCACGTCCGCTCGCTCACCAGGATGTCCACGCCGTGGGACTTGGTGAGGCCCTCCACGCGAGACGCCAGGTTCACCGCGTCACCGATGACGGTGTACTCGTGCTGCTCGGCGCCGCCGAGCATGCCCGCCGCCACCATGCCGGTGTGCAGCCCGATGCCGATGCGCAGCGGCGGCAGACCTCGCTGCACGCGCTGGGCGTTGATGTCCTCCAGCTTGGCGCGCATGTCGAGCGCCGCCCGCATGGCCAGCTCCGCGTGGTTCTCGCGCGCATCCGGAACGCCCCAGCACGCGAGCATCCCGTCGCCCAGGAACTTGTTCACGATGCCGTGGCGCGCCATGACGATGTGGGCCATGTGCCCGAAGTAGTCGTCCAGCAACTCCAGCACCTGTCCCGGGTCCAGCGTCTCGCTCAGCGTGGTGAAGTCGCGGATGTCGCTGAAGAGGATGGTGACGTCGCGCTGCACCGGCTGGAGGGAGGCATCCCCCAGTTGCATCACCCGCTCCACCACCTGCCGGGGCAGGAAGCGGGACAGGCCGTCGCGGCGCCGCAAATTGAGGAACATGCCCCCCACTTCCGAGTTCGTCAGCGCGATGAGCCCGCCCAAGGCGGCGTAGCAGATGAGAACGAAGCTGGTGCGCGCCACCGAGCCGTGCCCCGTCATCCACGCGAGCAGCGCATAGGCGCCGCTGGACAGCACCGTGGATAACAGCACGTGCCACCACGAGTAACGCACCACGGAGAACGCCAGCACCATGCCCAGGCTGGCGCACAACATGCCGGCATCGAAGACGCCGGAGATGCGCCAGGTGTGCCACGCCATGAAGGAGAAGAAGCTGGTGTCCGCCAGCGTCGTGGGCACGGGCAGCCACCGCGCCCGCTTCGGGTGCGGCTTCTGGAGCAGCAGCACGGCGATGGCGACGACGGAGAAGAGCACGTACGCGGCCATCGCCTGCAGGCGCACGCCGTCCACCGGTGCCGAGTACGTCTCCCCTCCGCCCCAGGCGATGACGACCTGGCTGACCGCCATCAGCAACACCACCAGGACGCGGACGATGGCCACGCGGCGCTCGCCCTGAAGCGAGCTGGTTGCCAGCACCACATCTTCGTTGGAGTGTGATGTGGCTTTGTCGCTGCGGCGCATGGTGACGAGCACTGCCCGCTATCGTGCCTCAACTCCCCCACGGACAGCGAGGACCCTGGGCTTCCGCAGTCAGCGCATCTTTTGCGCACGCCAGGACGCGTACGGAGCAACTGTCTGCCAACCTGACACCTTGAAGTCGGTGGCCCCCAGGGTCAGAGTCCAGCCCCCCCGCGCTCTGGAGAAACCGCATTGGTCCGCCTCTTCGCCCCGTTGCCCGAGCCCGCTCCCGCCGAAGTGGAGCTGACCGGCGAGCGTCGTCACTACCTCCTGCATGTCCTGCGGCTGGAGGAAGGCGACGCGCTGGAGGTCTTCGACGGGAAGGGCCGGGCCTTCGAGGCCCGCGTGGCCCACGTCACGCCAGATGTCGTGCGCGTGACGTTGGGCACCGCGCGCGTGGCCCCCCCGCGCCGCGAGGTCAGCATCCTTCAAGGCCTGCCCAAGGGCGACAAGCTGGAGCTGGTGCTCCAGAAAGGCACCGAGCTGGGCGCCACCGCCTTCCACCCCGTGGCCACGGCGCGAAGTGTCGTGAAGCTCGAGCCCAAGCGCGCGGAGGAGCGCACCTCCCGGTGGACGAAGATTGTCGAGGAGGCCGCGCGGCAATGCCGCAGGGACGACGTGCCACGCGTGGCCACGCCTGCCCCACTGCTGGATGCGGCTCGCTCGCTGACCGCGGGCACCGTGCTGCTCGTGCTCGACGAGGAAGAGTCGGCCGTGCCCTTGGGCGAAGCGTTCCGGGCCGCGGGCGCGGGCACCGCCGTGGCACTGGTGATTGGCCCCGAAGGGGGGCTTGCGCGTGAAGAAGTGGATGCCTTGATGGCCCTGGGCGCGCGGCCAGTCACCCTGGGCAAGCGCATCCTCCGTACCGAGACGGCGGCGCTCGCGGCGCTGGCGGTGATGATGCACCTGGACGGCGAACTCGGGTAGCAGGGCGGCAGCCGACCGCACGGAGTGGGCGGTTCACACTGTCCGAAGATGATTCCTACGTTTCTGCCGTAGGGGACCTCAGGGGGACCCTCAACACAGGAGAGACACTCATGGGGATCATCGCATTCATCGTCATCGGCCTCATCGCGGGTCTCATCGCCCGCGCCATCCTCCCCGGGAAGCAGAGCATGGGGCTCATCGCAACGACCTTGCTCGGCATGGTCGGTTCGCTCGTGGGCGGCCTTGTCGGTTCGCTGTTCCAGCGTGATGGTCGGCTCTTCGACGTGAGGCCCTCAGGCATCATCATGTCGGTGATTGGCGCAATCGTCGTGCTCCTGCTGGTGGGCGCAGCCGGACGGCGACGGGTACATGCCTGAGAGTGAAGGACTCTCCACGGGACGTCCCCCCGTGGGACACGCGCATGACACGGTGATGAGCCCCTGACGGTCCTTCGAGCAAGGGACCTCGGGGGCTCGCACTTTTCTTGCCCCCGGCCCATGGCTGTCTTTTCATGTAGCAGTCGTCCAGCCGGGAGGAGTCCGTTGTCCAAGTGCTTGAAGTGCGGTGCCATGCTTCCACCCGTGGGTGAGTGCGCGGCCTGCGACACCGTCACTGTCCGCTCACCCGGAGTGCCCAGCCTCCTCGATCGCGACATCCGCATCGACCGCCGCACGGAGCAACGCGAGGAAGAGCTATCGACGCTCCCGGGCACGCCCGCGTTCGCCGACCTGGCGCAGCATGCGCCGCCGCCGCCCCCTTCCGTCGCCCCCCTGTCCACGCCGCTGCCGGGCCCCGCCATGCCTCGCGCGGCGCAGCCAGCCGCCACGCCCCGGCCACTCCAACAGCCGGGGGCCGCCGCCCTCCGCGCCGCGCAGCCAGGTGCCGCGCCCCATCAGGCCGGCGCCGCGCAGCCGAGTGCCGCTGTGCCTTGGGCCGCCGCGCCTCAGCAGGCCGCGCCCCGCGCCGCTCAGCCCGGTGCCGCCGCGCCTCAGCAGGCCGGAGCCGCTCAGCCGAGTGTCGCCGCGCCGCGCGCCGCGCAGCCGGGTGCCGCCGCGCCTCGTCCCGCGCAGCCCGTAGCCGTGCCCCAGCAGGCTGCGCCCCGCGCCGCTCAGCCCGTAGCCGCCGCGCCTCAGCAGGCTGCGCCCCGCGCCGCTCAGCCCGGTGCCGCCGCGATTCAGCAGGCCGGTGCCGCACTGCCCCACACCGCGCAGCCGGGTGCCACCGCGCCCCAGCAGGCCGCACCCCGGTCCGCGCAGCCTGGCGCTGCACCTCTGCATGCGGGAGCCGCACTGCCTCACGCCGCGCCGCACCCGCCTCAGCCTGGTGCCGCCGC
It includes:
- a CDS encoding 50S ribosomal protein L11 methyltransferase, translated to MSQTYLSLTVELPEEASEAVQDLLHESGALGLEVRDREAPLMPGVRGPNPGEAIIIGYFDERDTAESARDEVASSFPEAKLTLDEQPQQDWSNEWKSLIKSVHVGRLWVGPPWDKANAPAGTVQLVIEPKMAFGTGDHPTTSLCLAAVDAYMAEHPGAAVLDVGTGTGVLAIAAKKLGAGRTVATDNDPISVELAQENQAENGTPDIEVSGKELTQVEGTFDLVLANILANTLIELAPLIVAKTKDRLVLAGVLSHQRADVEAAYRNLGLTVLTGATQGEWVRIDLQR
- a CDS encoding metal-dependent hydrolase is translated as MDNLAHSLVGAWMAEAGLKRTTPLATATLVIGANLPDVDGLVTLAGSDASLYWRRGWTHGVLALALWPFVLTGLMLLWDRYVRRRRHPDLPPARFGPLLMLSTLSVLSHPALDWLNTYGVRLLMPFDGTWFYGDALFIIDPWVWLLAGAAVIMADARTRRSAAGWVVLGVASTALIMVPAFVPWPAKVMWAVGVAAIVWLRLRGTHVLSAQRVARVCGVGLLLYLSAIFVGSQVAAPGALEWLRSQNLPVERAIAGPLPANPFVRDIIALGPDRYHFVRADFLAGDAGRFRISDASVPREAQPGPVIQAALSAPQIRGLANWLRLPTYQVDERADGWRVTIRDVRYSRMQSGGLGTAVVVLDGALRPVRVERP
- a CDS encoding AraC family transcriptional regulator, with the protein product METPPPSRPPTDVRSQLVGPMLAYLRATGRDPSPLVERFGLPANASALPEVTLPLATLHAFLDAAEALSGDAFLGLHVAQRVPRGNYGLVEYIARASPTVRDTFRALARYMALLEPAWRASFQDAPDGSGTFVYGIPGEPLAYGRHASEFGLALFVHVGRQLTEHPWNPRHVSFAHPAPADLRPLEQHFGVTPAFDAGRNALTLDAATLALRVVDADPVLLSVLERAAGTPAAEPPSVPRTPPFLQQVRDALRASLRNGAPQMGDVARQLHVSPRTLQRRLAEHATSFQDEVDAVRRELAFDYLRDAHLGVSEVAFLLGYSELSTFDRAFKRWTGMTPRVWRERPEAG
- a CDS encoding DUF962 domain-containing protein, encoding MLKPHVVALFDEYYSSHQHPTNRLTHKIAIPLIVLHIVAMLDWVHLMAVPAIPGGSLTLGMVVLALAAVWYLRADVKLGIIVVLFMAACFPVGRMMPTWSVVVMAAFAWLVQLAGHSVWEKKSPSFLTNLVHALVGPLFFVAVLLGDYVLKPQQQAATTPVRA
- a CDS encoding DUF962 domain-containing protein, giving the protein MTSFADKLRVWLPLHENGVSRAVHFVGAYMFIFALLVPLSFVRLPVGDAALTAAHVLLLAVVLYAVSLEWTAGLLMALPLPPTLLAAEAVVARFPVGTAAAVAVGVMAVRFALVVGAHVVFEKKTHGLSLGGPLLFFIEPVYLLTVALFSLGMKQTLRAEVMTGPGESQPA
- a CDS encoding adenylate/guanylate cyclase domain-containing protein, with product MLATSSLQGERRVAIVRVLVVLLMAVSQVVIAWGGGETYSAPVDGVRLQAMAAYVLFSVVAIAVLLLQKPHPKRARWLPVPTTLADTSFFSFMAWHTWRISGVFDAGMLCASLGMVLAFSVVRYSWWHVLLSTVLSSGAYALLAWMTGHGSVARTSFVLICYAALGGLIALTNSEVGGMFLNLRRRDGLSRFLPRQVVERVMQLGDASLQPVQRDVTILFSDIRDFTTLSETLDPGQVLELLDDYFGHMAHIVMARHGIVNKFLGDGMLACWGVPDARENHAELAMRAALDMRAKLEDINAQRVQRGLPPLRIGIGLHTGMVAAGMLGGAEQHEYTVIGDAVNLASRVEGLTKSHGVDILVSERTWQMSGGHFTGERLGEAHVKGRRESVVVYSLHGPRTHEDVPPVLKAAAGT
- a CDS encoding 16S rRNA (uracil(1498)-N(3))-methyltransferase; translation: MVRLFAPLPEPAPAEVELTGERRHYLLHVLRLEEGDALEVFDGKGRAFEARVAHVTPDVVRVTLGTARVAPPRREVSILQGLPKGDKLELVLQKGTELGATAFHPVATARSVVKLEPKRAEERTSRWTKIVEEAARQCRRDDVPRVATPAPLLDAARSLTAGTVLLVLDEEESAVPLGEAFRAAGAGTAVALVIGPEGGLAREEVDALMALGARPVTLGKRILRTETAALAALAVMMHLDGELG
- a CDS encoding GlsB/YeaQ/YmgE family stress response membrane protein, with the translated sequence MGIIAFIVIGLIAGLIARAILPGKQSMGLIATTLLGMVGSLVGGLVGSLFQRDGRLFDVRPSGIIMSVIGAIVVLLLVGAAGRRRVHA